In Cytobacillus oceanisediminis, the following proteins share a genomic window:
- the tpx gene encoding thiol peroxidase, which translates to MASITFKGNPVTLLGNEVKVGDKAPEFKVLANDLSEVTLADSKGQVRLISVVPSIDTGVCDAQTRRFNEEASKLDNVKILTVSVDLPFAQKRWCAAAGIENVQTVSDHRGLSFGEAYGVAIQELRLLARAVFVVDSNDTVTYAEYVSEATDHPNYEAAVEAAKQAK; encoded by the coding sequence ATGGCATCTATTACGTTCAAAGGAAATCCTGTAACATTGCTGGGCAATGAAGTAAAAGTTGGAGATAAAGCTCCTGAATTCAAGGTGCTGGCAAATGACCTTTCTGAAGTAACTCTTGCTGATTCAAAAGGGCAGGTGCGTCTAATCAGCGTAGTTCCTTCTATTGACACGGGAGTTTGTGATGCGCAGACACGCCGTTTTAATGAAGAAGCTTCCAAGCTCGACAATGTTAAGATTCTTACTGTAAGCGTGGATCTTCCATTTGCTCAAAAACGCTGGTGTGCAGCAGCAGGCATTGAAAATGTTCAAACCGTTTCCGATCACCGCGGCCTTTCTTTCGGTGAAGCTTATGGGGTTGCCATCCAGGAACTTCGCCTATTGGCTCGTGCCGTTTTTGTTGTCGATTCAAATGACACAGTTACATATGCGGAATATGTAAGTGAAGCAACAGATCATCCAAACTATGAAGCTGCAGTGGAAGCTGCTAAGCAAGCGAAATAA